Proteins from a genomic interval of Lactococcus protaetiae:
- a CDS encoding mevalonate kinase family protein, which produces MNISNKAVTVRVPGKLFFAGEYAVTRPNGLALVTTIETDFVVTISKSEGKSRLHTNVNLPDFEFMLAHISFDKENMWNFALTTLLKTLSAQIRNLSVLTEEICVEIQSEMGFGVQKKGYGSSASVVCGMVNAVNEYFGLELTLEERFEIAATTHFEVQGSGSMGDIAAIMYGGSVFYQNHHRVIPVEIPWKTYVLQTGKSAKTSEKLKIDLSEDFFVASDELVIEIATAIDINDFELFKEKLLENQLLLLKNIPDGYMTYKLSVGLNLVNSHPELAGKISGAGFGENIIIFAKSDENIDELRERLKNYEIELIESKISMRNK; this is translated from the coding sequence ATGAATATCTCTAATAAAGCTGTTACGGTAAGAGTGCCAGGTAAGCTGTTCTTTGCGGGAGAGTATGCTGTGACGCGTCCTAATGGGCTTGCGCTTGTCACAACAATCGAAACAGATTTTGTTGTGACGATTTCCAAAAGTGAAGGAAAATCGCGTTTACACACTAATGTCAACCTTCCTGACTTTGAATTTATGCTCGCTCATATAAGCTTTGACAAAGAAAATATGTGGAATTTTGCACTGACAACTCTTTTGAAAACGCTGTCAGCACAAATAAGAAATCTGTCAGTACTGACAGAAGAAATTTGTGTGGAAATACAAAGTGAAATGGGCTTTGGGGTGCAAAAAAAAGGCTATGGTTCAAGTGCCTCCGTTGTTTGTGGTATGGTCAATGCAGTAAACGAATATTTTGGTTTGGAGCTTACTCTGGAGGAACGTTTTGAAATCGCAGCAACCACGCACTTTGAGGTTCAAGGCAGCGGTTCAATGGGTGATATTGCAGCAATTATGTATGGTGGGAGTGTTTTTTACCAAAATCATCATCGAGTTATTCCAGTAGAAATTCCATGGAAAACTTATGTTCTTCAAACAGGAAAATCAGCGAAAACGAGTGAAAAGCTAAAAATTGATTTATCAGAAGATTTTTTTGTCGCATCAGATGAATTAGTCATTGAGATTGCCACAGCAATTGATATCAACGATTTTGAGTTATTTAAAGAAAAATTACTCGAAAATCAGTTGCTTTTATTAAAAAATATTCCAGATGGCTACATGACTTATAAATTGTCAGTAGGTTTAAATTTGGTAAATAGTCATCCTGAATTAGCTGGCAAGATTTCAGGAGCAGGATTTGGTGAGAATATTATTATCTTTGCAAAAAGTGATGAAAA
- the mvaD gene encoding diphosphomevalonate decarboxylase yields the protein MKNIVTARAHTNIALIKYWGKSNIDLNLPTTSSLSMTLDSFYTTTSVKFTDRATDSLILNSVSADRTRISKFLDMMRTQYGDFPKISVTSKNHVPTAAGLASSASSFAALTAAMFGILELEKNEQEMSRIARRGSGSASRSIFGNFAVWNKGWDDASSYAESFYDQDIGLSMIVAEISADQKKMSSTKGMQLAQTAPTYSTWVKRSALQLEEMKSAIIQKDIEKIGLIAQDNALGMHEQNRLCKIPFDYFTNQTRRIIDFTNHCYNSGLFAFVTIDAGPNVKIITDRATEQELLAQFRAEFPEMTFDVAHAGGGYEYL from the coding sequence ATGAAAAATATTGTCACTGCTAGAGCGCATACGAATATTGCGCTAATTAAATACTGGGGAAAGTCAAATATTGACCTTAATCTTCCAACAACGAGTTCTTTGTCAATGACGTTAGATTCTTTTTATACAACGACTTCAGTGAAGTTCACGGATAGAGCTACTGACAGCTTGATTTTAAATTCTGTCAGTGCTGACAGAACTCGTATCAGTAAGTTTTTGGATATGATGCGCACTCAATATGGTGATTTTCCAAAAATTTCAGTGACTTCTAAAAATCATGTACCAACTGCTGCAGGATTGGCTTCAAGTGCTTCAAGTTTTGCTGCCTTGACTGCAGCAATGTTTGGAATTTTGGAGCTGGAAAAAAATGAACAAGAAATGTCCAGAATTGCTAGACGAGGCTCTGGATCAGCTTCGCGCTCTATTTTTGGAAACTTCGCAGTGTGGAATAAAGGATGGGATGATGCATCGTCTTATGCCGAGTCTTTCTATGATCAAGATATCGGTTTATCTATGATTGTTGCTGAGATTTCGGCTGACCAGAAGAAAATGTCTTCAACAAAAGGAATGCAACTTGCTCAAACAGCTCCTACCTACAGTACATGGGTAAAAAGATCAGCGCTTCAACTTGAAGAGATGAAATCAGCAATTATTCAAAAGGATATTGAAAAAATTGGTCTCATTGCTCAAGACAATGCGTTAGGAATGCACGAACAAAATCGGTTATGCAAAATACCCTTTGACTATTTTACTAATCAAACAAGACGAATTATTGATTTTACCAATCACTGTTACAACAGCGGTTTGTTCGCATTTGTCACTATTGATGCAGGGCCAAATGTAAAAATTATAACAGATAGAGCAACTGAGCAGGAACTCTTGGCTCAATTTCGTGCTGAATTTCCAGAAATGACTTTTGATGTAGCTCACGCTGGAGGCGGCTATGAATATCTCTAA